A window of the Flavobacterium sangjuense genome harbors these coding sequences:
- a CDS encoding class I SAM-dependent methyltransferase — translation MEQQLEEIREQQKASWNKFSPGWKKWDDLMMDFLQPMGDEIIKLLRLKETDNVLDIAAGTGEPGLTIAKIVTNGKVVITDLSDDMLEIARENALLKGIKNIETQACDVCELPFEDNTFDAISCRFGFMFFPDMLLAAKEMQRVLKPGGRIATSVWNGPEKNFWVTASMGTINSNMELPPPPPGSPGMFRCAKDNFIVELFQQAGFTNVSQREVAGRLKCNTTDVYWNMMTEVAAPFVAALSKADDAMKEKIRREVYQLVNEKYPDGNVQIDSSALVIYGEKG, via the coding sequence ATGGAACAACAATTAGAAGAAATCCGTGAACAACAAAAAGCTTCATGGAACAAGTTTTCTCCCGGATGGAAAAAATGGGACGACCTAATGATGGATTTTTTACAGCCAATGGGCGATGAAATCATTAAATTATTGAGGTTAAAAGAAACCGATAACGTTTTGGATATAGCAGCCGGAACAGGCGAACCCGGATTGACAATAGCCAAAATTGTTACCAATGGAAAAGTAGTAATCACCGATTTATCAGATGATATGCTCGAAATAGCACGTGAAAACGCTCTGCTTAAAGGCATAAAGAATATTGAAACGCAGGCTTGTGATGTCTGCGAATTGCCTTTTGAAGACAACACCTTTGATGCTATAAGCTGTCGGTTTGGTTTTATGTTTTTCCCTGATATGCTTCTTGCAGCCAAGGAAATGCAACGTGTTTTAAAACCGGGAGGAAGAATAGCTACTTCGGTTTGGAATGGTCCGGAAAAGAACTTTTGGGTAACCGCTTCCATGGGAACCATAAACAGTAACATGGAATTACCGCCACCACCACCAGGATCTCCCGGAATGTTTCGTTGTGCCAAAGACAATTTCATTGTCGAATTATTTCAACAGGCCGGGTTTACAAATGTTTCCCAACGTGAAGTAGCAGGAAGATTAAAATGCAATACGACAGATGTTTATTGGAATATGATGACCGAAGTTGCTGCGCCTTTTGTTGCAGCATTGAGTAAGGCAGATGATGCCATGAAAGAAAAAATAAGAAGAGAAGTTTATCAGCTTGTCAATGAAAAATATCCCGACGGAAACGTCCAAATTGATTCCAGTGCCTTGGTTATTTATGGTGAGAAAGGATAA